Below is a genomic region from Planctomycetota bacterium.
CAGGTAGAGCGTTTGGTCATCCTGCGTCACGGCCACGCCGCGAAGTGCCGTCCGGTCGCGTGTGTCGAAAAGGACGACGGGCTCACCGGTGCGGCGGCGTGTGGTGAGGCTGATGCGTTGGAAGCCCCTGTCGGTGGCGAGGTACGCGTGCGTGCCGGAGAGCGCGATCGGGCCGACGGGGCGTTCCCATTCCCAGCCGAGCCAGCCGACGCGTCGGCCGTCGTGATAGATGCCGGTGGCCAGCCCTTGTTCGTCGTGATGGCTGGCCAGGTACGCTCGGCCTTGGCCATCGACGGCCATGCCGGCGGCGACGCGTTGCATGTGTCCCGACCCCATGCCGCCGGGACCGACGTTGCCAAGGAACGTTGATCGGACCGGGTAGCGATCGTCGCGGATGACGGGCGGACTGAAGCTGGCTGTCGCGTCGGCTTGGCGAGAGGTGGCAAGGAAGACGCCGACGCACACCGGGCCGGTCGGGTCGCGAAGGACACACCCGTAGCCGAGGCCTCGTGGCGTCGCGTGCATGGCCGGCTCCCAGCGGATGCCGTCATCGGATCGGTACGCTCCAACGAACCCGCCGCGACGGATCAGCTTCAGGTGGATCGGCAGCGACATCGGGAAGTTGTCGTGTTCCCACCGCTGGTGCTCGACGTAAGCCTCGGCGTCGTGGTTGCTGTCGTCGCCAACGAAGAGCGGATTGATCCGCTGGAAATCGCCGTACTCGGGTTCGAGGTCTTGCGTGAGCCAGAGACCGGCGTAGGTCTCTGCGTTGGCTTTGCTTGCTTCGACAGCATGGAGCGTCGTGACGATCTCGAAGTCGCCTTCGACCTGCCGGTACGCGAAAACGCGGTCAGCACGACGACGCGGGTCACCGTTGACGGCCTGGGCAGTGAGTGTCAACTGATCGTCAGTTGCCATAAGCGAGCCGGTGGCCTGTCCGATGTCGACGTGGGTCCACTCGCTGGGCTCAGCCGATGCCGAAGCAGCCAAGAGACTGACGACGAACGTGAACGCGGCAAGAACTTTGCGGGTCATTGTGGAGTCGGGGTATGCGGCAGCGGAGTCGGGCGCAGCCCGAGGCGCGGTGCCACGACGTGGAAGAGCGGGTGCGCTCCCCACGCGTGGTTGTCCGAACGGGTCGGCTCTGGCATCTCCGGTGTGGTCTTGAGGCCTCGTGCGGGCAGATCACGCCACTCGTCGAGTTCGTCGAGAATGCTGTCCGAAAGGCCGACGTGCGTGAGGGCTTCGAAGCGGTAGTGCCGGAAGTAGATCGTGGTCTTGGCAACGTCGGCGTCTGAGCAGCGGCGAAGAAGATCGCCTGCGTCGTCGCCTGTGATCCAGTCGGCGAGGACGGCGAGACACTGGGCGTGTTCCGAAAAGGCGTCGCGATCTGGCGCGTTCGAGAAGAGGCTTCGCTGATCGCTCCAGAAGGCGCGCTTGCCAGCCGCCGACAGTCGTTCCGCCAGTGCAGCGTGGCTTCGGCTGATGTCCGCGTCGCCGACCCACGCCTCGAACTGAGCCAACTGCCGCAGCGCGATGACGAGCCAGGCGTTGTGAATGGCGTCGGGCGTGTCCTGCGTGTCTGCCGGCACGCCGTTCTGCCAAGTCGGGACCCAATCGACGAATCGCCAGTCCGGCAGCGGTCCGAGCAGATCATCGTCGCCGACCAACCGAGCGAAAGCGTCGACCAGTCGCCGCGAGGCCGGCAGCATGTCGGACACGAACTCGGGTCGGCCGCGCCAGATGGCGAGGTCGTGCAGCATGCCGACCCAGGCGAGACAGAAGCCCGGGATCAACTGGTCCTTCGTGCAAGGCAGCCGCGAAGGCAGCAGGCCGTCGGGTCGTTGGGCGGCGGCGAACAGCTTGATCGCCCGCATGCCGGGGCGATCGTCGTCGCAGAGCGTGTAGGTGACCAGCGCCTGCAGCCGCGTGTCGCCGAGGTATTGGATCTGCTCGTAGTACGGGCAATCCATGAAGGTTTCGTGGACGCACGTCTCGATCGACCGTTGCATGAGCGGCACGGCAGCGTCGAATTCGGAGTCGCCCGTTGGCGGCAAGTCACGCCAGTCGAGTGGGTAGCGGGTCTCGTCGAATTGAAGCGCTAGCAAGATCAACGGTTCATCACCGGTTCGGATCGTCAGTTGGATGAACCGTCCCGCCCGCCACCAGAGGGTCTCTGCCGTGCGGGGTTGGCCGTCGAAGACAAAGGTGTCAGCCCGACCGATGAAGCGCTTGCCCTCGACCTCGTCGCGCTGGCCCTTTTCAAAGTGCGGCTCCTCGACGCCGGCGACGAGTGCTTCGGCC
It encodes:
- a CDS encoding alpha-L-rhamnosidase; this encodes FRWRFPSDVPNSRLAGGEQWMDVARFDAARDAEQSHWSRASVSESDEHRTLEPTPLPEMLHRRWRGGRVCNVTGPLEAAEWQSWWTGQVDRIVVPAESKAEVLIDLDDYLCAFVSLHVEQGAGATVDVAWAEALVAGVEEPHFEKGQRDEVEGKRFIGRADTFVFDGQPRTAETLWWRAGRFIQLTIRTGDEPLILLALQFDETRYPLDWRDLPPTGDSEFDAAVPLMQRSIETCVHETFMDCPYYEQIQYLGDTRLQALVTYTLCDDDRPGMRAIKLFAAAQRPDGLLPSRLPCTKDQLIPGFCLAWVGMLHDLAIWRGRPEFVSDMLPASRRLVDAFARLVGDDDLLGPLPDWRFVDWVPTWQNGVPADTQDTPDAIHNAWLVIALRQLAQFEAWVGDADISRSHAALAERLSAAGKRAFWSDQRSLFSNAPDRDAFSEHAQCLAVLADWITGDDAGDLLRRCSDADVAKTTIYFRHYRFEALTHVGLSDSILDELDEWRDLPARGLKTTPEMPEPTRSDNHAWGAHPLFHVVAPRLGLRPTPLPHTPTPQ